The following proteins are encoded in a genomic region of Tigriopus californicus strain San Diego chromosome 6, Tcal_SD_v2.1, whole genome shotgun sequence:
- the LOC131881844 gene encoding mucin-6-like, producing MTNPPLAAMTGIARSSKPQPIALGGALGGALGVGDPRFRQWEKLRRDRFNELLSELAALLPGYSGKWDGPAPTGPAPTGPAPYGPGLKWSKKEIVERAIHRIQSLVAAQTCPAPTSGSNETTPSSGPTGARPPRVRAGRAGPALERKMRGLWRQNRKLRELLRVELDIDLSESDFNKLNVREIKAVIDCVQRDRASSKALEKGHEANIDPTSVLRDEDVFVAPIHTSDHSYALVVRDQPDVVIDNQPIVEEVIETGPPTPLPVPMQIHPPTPAPVPALVPAPAPPSMPGPVVSEKVDVVERVPAPPTLPQITILPTPQYLVPGFMSGGVFMPTVNQVDKWPLPRLSRGQAGVQTVNVISSAPKTSVLDLSELRRLRIGRRGQKKRTKKQIAQDKEKERKAQEEKEKKKEEADMAAEVKASEKKNPVVVVVEKEVMGIQDVAKVEASLPAAILASEDPNASDHEEDSMETIDLTKELQEKEPGEPKSKLEKDEKHPPKEVKVFKEKIRVRSDPETSEGKSKSKSSYSIAALCQISVNIGEPSETAMVNSPGMVSLNSVGTGSPAVTPAPTPTPPTQMRSESLPNINEVLNEPKTQASKLIQELRPNKDNDKEVKEDLPPKDTEKALSSLHEELKRVDESLKEFKDPNPKPNRIPTQPQPAQMAQPSATPLELKKPRKDLSVFDFPERKMDSPIPQFPRSPTKSTAKAVQPSIPKTPSSGSKKAPPQKTMSERPRTSAAPLISNTTSSMPTTFTSTLGSMAPNPQPSNQMGTSQFHPLPTHYPALPTVPSHAPDFMASSAYSNPYQTSSTTRYHGNGQGYHGHQNMHYTPQDYQRNDYYARSYPSPSPATSSTLASPQYSGSASCTSKKHRSRPSNPMPPQLPTEPYGLMAPPDAHSKVFSVNQLVNSKQALSSSSNKKTAKRPASSSSKALKDVKDSRLDDRYRVPKQPRQTSSRSTSGSRARPSYSAESLIGNPNVNPPLDCHINHPGFDPMGLSVVNQGTGHQTQDHTRNWTGDQTNLGSFQFSSMSPSPATNIFGTDIGSLDFHFASDLGQTIPVSVTNSPTKQYLYHKSAVNESNKSKAINSHHQQLDCHHHHHHHHRSSSSHVSSDQQYFSGPLFDNSLLPLQTLTPPTDDSMNSMSYGTFMGPNTFYSNTPASRQSGSVSTSSAGMSFSSQGYTGHNSSAASKQMSHHLPPNQSSSLSNFNLSTIFPEINVNEKLPASLALPPMHKAVISSSSSSSSSSTSSTALGGSHGQTGSSLIGSVPSVPSTANNNQNGTGLTLPSVGGAPPPDFRQLTTPDILPHSIALLGSHSQMGISSVPHPFPGTNFASNMVTGLNFQLSDQSHQ from the exons ATGACCAATCCTCCGCTAGCAGCCATGACGGGGATAGCCCGCTCCTCGAAACCCCAGCCGATAGCCCTGGGCGGGGCCCTGGGCGGGGCCCTGGGCGTGGGCGATCCCCGATTTCGCCAATGGGAAAAACTCCGGCGCGATCGCTTCAACGAGCTACTGAGTGAGTTGGCCGCGCTCTTGCCCGGTTATTCGGGTAAATGGGACGGCCCGGCCCCCACAGGCCCGGCCCCCACAGGCCCGGCCCCCTACGGCCCTGGCCTCAAGTGGAGCAAGAAAGAGATCGTGGAGCGGGCCATTCATCGCATTCAGAGCTTGGTCGCCGCCCAGACCTGCCCCGCCCCAACCTCGGGTTCGAATGAGACCACCCCTAGTTCGGGTCCTACGGGGGCCCGGCCTCCCCGGGTTAGGGCGGGACGGGCGGGCCCCGCCCTGGAACGCAAGATGCGTGGGCTCTGGCGACAGAATCGGAAACTGCGCGAACTTCTTCGGGTCGAGTTGGACATCGATTTGAGTGAAAGCGACTTCAACAAGTTGAATGTCCGGGAAATCAAGGCCGTCATTGATTGCGTCCAACGTGATCGGGCCAGCTCCAAAGCTTTAG AGAAAGGCCATGAGGCCAATATTGACCCTACATCCGTGTTACGAGATGAAGATGTGTTTGTGGCCCCCATTCACACCTCGGATCATTCGTACGCCTTGGTGGTGCGCGATCAGCCCGATGTGGTCATTGATAACCAGCCTATCGTGGAGGAAGTCATCGAGACCGGGCCACCTACCCCCTTACCCGTGCCAATGCaaatccacccacccacaccGGCTCCCGTTCCGGCTCTCGTTCCGGCGCCAGCTCCGCCTTCCATGCCTGGGCCAGTCGTGTCCGAAAAAGTTGACGTGGTGGAGAGAGTTCCCGCCCCACCAACGTTGCCTCAGATTACCATTTTGCCTACGCCACAGTATCTCGTCCCGGGTTTCATGAGCGGAGGCGTGTTCATGCCGACGGTGAATCAGGTCGACAAGTGGCCGTTGCCGCGTTTGAGCCGTGGCCAAGCGGGCGTTCAGACGGTGAATGTGATCTCGTCGGCTCCCAAAACGAGTGTTCTGGACTTGTCCGAGTTGCGGAGGTTGAGAATCGGTCGTCGAGGCCAGAAGAAGCGGACAAAGAAGCAGATTGCCCaggacaaagagaaagagcggAAGGCccaggaggagaaggagaagaagaaggaggaggccGACATGGCTGCCGAGGTCAAGGCGTCAGAGAAGAAAAACCCggtcgtggtggtggtagagAAAGAAGTGATGGGCATCCAAGATGTGGCCAAAGTGGAGGCCTCGTTACCGGCCGCCATTTTGGCCTCTGAGGACCCCAACGCATCGGATCACGAAGAAGATTCGATGGAGACCATTGACCTGACCAAAGAACTCCAAGAGAAGGAGCCAGGGGAGCCCAAAAGTAAGCTTGAGAAGGACGAAAAGCATCCTCCGAAAGAGGTGAAAGTGTTCAAGGAAAAGATCAGGGTCAGATCCGATCCTGAAACGAGTGAGGGAAAATCCAAGTCTAAGAGCAGTTATAGCATAGCCGCTTTGTGTCAGATTTCGGTCAATATTGGCGAGCCCAGTGAAACTGCCATGGTGAATTCGCCTGGCATGGTCTCGCTTAATTCCGTGGGAACAGGGTCGCCAGCCGTCACCCCTGCTCCAACCCCAACCCCGCCCACTCAGATGCGATCCGAGTCGTTGCCCAACATCAATGAGGTGCTCAATGAGCCCAAAACCCAGGCATCGAAATTGATCCAAGAGCTCAGACCCAACAAGGACAATGACAAAGAGGTCAAGGAAGATCTCCCTCCCAAAGATACTGAGAAGGCACTCTCCTCACTTCATGAGGAGTTGAAACGTGTAGACGAGTCGCTGAAAGAGTTTAAGGACCCTAATCCAAAGCCTAATCGCATTCCGACCCAACCTCAGCCAGCTCAGATGGCCCAACCGTCGGCGACCCCACTTGAGTTGAAGAAACCAAGGAAAGATTTGTCCGTGTTTGATTTCCCGGAACGGAAGATGGATTCACCCATTCCTCAATTCCCTCGATCACCCACCAAAAGTACGGCTAAGGCGGTTCAACCCTCAATTCCCAAGACCCCTTCATCAGGGTCCAAGAAGgctcccccccaaaaaaccaTGTCAGAGAGGCCCCGAACTTCGGCAGCCCCACTCATCAGCAACACCACCTCCAGTATGCCAACGACCTTCACCTCGACTCTGGGGTCCATGGCACCTAACCCACAGCCTTCCAACCAAATGGGCACAAGTCAATTCCATCCCTTACCCACTCATTACCCAGCACTCCCAACGGTACCCAGCCATGCACCAGATTTCATGGCCTCATCAGCATACTCCAATCCATATCAAACCAGCTCAACCACTCGGTATCATGGTAATGGCCAAGGCTATCATGGGCATCAGAATATGCATTATACTCCTCAGGACTATCAAAGAAATGACTATTATGCCCGGAGTTACCCAAGTCCCAGCCCCGCAACCTCGTCAACTCTTGCCAGTCCTCAATACAGTGGGAGTGCCAGTTGCACTAGTAAGAAGCATCGTTCCCGCCCCTCCAATCCCATGCCCCCGCAATTGCCCACCGAACCTTATGGCTTAATGGCTCCCCCGGACGCTCACAGTAAAGTGTTCTCTGTCAATCAACTTGTCAATAGCAAACAAGCGCTGAGTTCGAGCTCGAATAAGAAGACGGCCAAACGGCCGGCAAGTTCCTCGAGCAAGGCTCTGAAGGATGTGAAAGATTCTAGGCTAGATGACAGATACCGTGTCCCCAAGCAACCTCGGCAAACGAGTTCACGTTCAACGAGTGGCTCCAGGGCGAGACCTTCGTATTCAGCCGAATCGCTCATTGGCAATCCCAATGTGAATCCACCTCTGGATTGCCATATTAACCACCCTGGTTTCGATCCAATGGGCTTGTCCGTGGTGAATCAAGGAACCGGCCATCAAACCCAAGATCACACTCGAAACTGGACTGGTGATCAGACAAACTTAGGCTCCTTTCAATTCAGCTCCATGAGTCCATCGCCGGCTACAAACATCTTTGGGACCGACATTGGCTCCTTGGACTTTCATTTCGCCTCGGACCTGGGTCAGACGATCCCTGTGAGCGTTACCAACTCTCCGACGAAGCAATATTTATACCACAAATCAGCCGTGAACGAGTCCAATAAGTCCAAGGCCATCAACTCTCATCATCAACAATTGGATtgtcaccaccatcatcatcatcatcatcgatcGAGCTCAAGCCATGTGAGCTCTGATCAGCAGTATTTCAGTGGTCCGTTGTTTGACAACTCCCTGCTTCCTCTGCAAACTCTCACACCTCCCACGGACGATTCCATGAACTCCATGAGTTATGGCACGTTCATGGGGCCCAACACCTTCTATTCTAACACGCCCGCATCTCGTCAATCCGGATCAGTCTCCACGAGCTCAGCGGGCATGTCGTTCTCGTCTCAAGGCTACACGGGCCACAATAGCTCTGCTGCGAGCAAGCAAATGAGCCACCATTTGCCCCCTAATCAAAGCAGCTCGTTGAGTAACTTTAACTTAAGTACCATCTTCCCTGAGATCAATGTGAACGAGAAGCTTCCGGCCTCGTTAGCTCTTCCACCCATGCATAAAGCAGtgatttcctcttcttcttcctcctcctcctcctcgacGTCCTCCACAGCTTTGGGAGGATCACACGGCCAAACTGGCTCGTCGCTCATTGGCAGTGTCCCAAGTGTGCCGAGCACTGCCAAtaacaatcaaaatggaacGGGTCTCACTTTGCCTTCAGTGGGTGGAGCGCCTCCGCCGGATTTCCGCCAACTCACAACTCCGGACATTTTGCCGCATAGCATTGCTTTGCTTGGATCTCATTCTCAG ATGGGCATCTCATCCGTTCCACACCCATTTCCGGGGACAAATTTTGCGTCAAATATGGTGACAGGCTTGAATTTTCAGCTCTCAGATCAGTCACACCAATGA
- the LOC131881845 gene encoding uncharacterized protein LOC131881845 has translation MAEQVTDGVGDIVHQLGPATELPQEGLARIAKLTGVRWDELPVMRPLAGPYYEDLLDQIKGAEQCLICFTDQKDWNVACPPWILGDEEIRNVPVGMVVFDVSFRFNNVHYGRIALGYDIGGIAAFILATNVDRLPNVHFHNFPDTIESIRHYHDSPPDNVDFEITVLIVTCSEVELVALLLSPEVPLATKVLSTYLTMFPKTGHLFHHSVTQISFHSFSASYEIDIEAVRDLRCSERYHALTAIYSLGPAFSRHDKLRDQLYDGYRTAKKTANIREMTKASFMAIYDKCENLVQFLTPAVLDYIGRILALNTNKNVDLHVTTPNLLPHDQAADLWGCNKWSKALYKQIRLVYQRHGLTTIDLADRASTLIAASILEIEPELQEERDALYAAVALAKDKPYIGMQRKHIDVLNFTNFPFWAVVGAEYHGISLEEKEAEEWKTFNTDWLIEHFAFVYQRGIASMMARSIPSPLMINAILFAKENDTARLEKALSSLPANSVDIIYWTLAKDSDPGLWYQRKYEEKAAKLRSEMRAIALEGHDVRMKCFMDFVDAEIEATDNPARKKTLKDYKAGKIAQANAAIKKFDDATFKMPSPRQ, from the exons ATGGCTGAACAAGTCACTGACGGGGTTGGAGACATTGTGCACCAATTGGGGCCCGCCACTGAGTTGCCCCAGGAGGGCTTGGCGAGGATAGCTAAGCTCACTGGTGTGAGATGGGATGAGTTGCCTGTGATGCGTCCTCTAgccg GCCCTTATTACGAGGACCTCTTGGACCAGATCAAGGGCGCAGAACAATGCCTCATTTGCTTCACCGACCAGAAGGATTGGAATGTGGCGTGCCCGCCGTGGATTTTAGGGGATGAAGAAATAAGGAATGTTCCTGTGGGCATGGTGGTTTTTGATGTGTCTTTCCGCTTCAACAATGTCCATTATGGACGAATTGCCCTAGGCTATGACATTGGAGGAATTGCGGCTTTCATCTTAGCAACCAACGTGGATCGATTGCCCAATGTGCATTTCCACAATTTCCCGGATACGATTGAAAGCATCAGGCACTACCACGATAGCCCTCCCGACAACGTCGACTTTGAAATCACCGTGCTGATAGTGACTTGCTCGGAGGTGGAATTAGTAGCTCTTCTGCTGAGCCCTGAAGTGCCCCTGGCCACTAAGGTCTTGTCAACGTACTTGACCATGTTCCCCAAAACTGGTCATTTGTTCCATCATTCTGTGACCCAAATCTCATTTCACTCCTTTTCGGCCTCCTACGAGATAGACATCGAGGCGGTACGGGACTTGCGTTGTTCGGAACGATACCATGCCTTGACAGCCATCTACTCCCTCGGTCCGGCCTTTTCTCGTCATGATAAACTGAGGGATCAGTTGTATGACGGATACAGAACTGCTAAGAAGACTGCTAACATCAGGGAGATGACAAAAGCTTCCTTCATGGCAATTTACGACAAGTGCGAAAATCTTGTCCAATTCTTGACGCCTGCGGTTCTGGATTATATTGGACGGATCTTGGCCTTGAACACGAACAAAAATGTGGATTTACATGTTACCACACCTAATTTGTTGCCCCATGATCAGGCTGCTGATTTATGGGGTTGTAATAAGTGGAGCAAGGCGCTGTACAAGCAAATTCGTTTAGTGTACCAGAGGCATGGTCTCACCACCATTGATTTGGCTGACAGAGCCTCGACCTTAATTGCTGCAAGTATACTGGAAATCGAGCCAGAGctccaagaagaaagagatgCCTTATATGCGGCTGTTGCTTTAGCCAAGGATAAGCCTTATATTGGCATGCAAAGAAAACACATTGATGTCTTGAATTTTACCAATTTTCCGTTTTGGGCAGTGGTGGGGGCCGAATATCATGGCATTAGtttggaagaaaaggaagcTGAAGAGTGGAAGACGTTCAATACAGACTGGCTAATCGAGCACTTTGCCTTTGTCTATCAGAGAGGGATTGCCTCAATGATGGCTCGGAGTATCCCCAGTCCATTAATGATCAATGCCATTCTATTTGCCAAAGAGAACGATACCGCTAGGCTGGAGAAGGCCCTATCGTCCTTGCCTGCCAATTCTGTGGACATCATCTACTGGACACTCGCTAAGGACTCAGATCCCGGATTATGGTACCAAAGAAAATACGAAGAGAAGGCGGCGAAGTTAAGATCTGAAATGAGAGCAATTGCCCTAGAGGGCCATGACGTGAGGATGAAGTGCTTCATGGATTTCGTGGATGCCGAGATAGAGGCTACTGATAACCCCGCAAGGAAGAAGACCTTAAAAGATTACAAGGCGGGGAAAATCGCCCAAGCTAATGCAGCGATTAAAAAGTTCGACGACGCGACTTTCAAGATGCCATCTCCCCGTCAATAA
- the LOC131882161 gene encoding hepatic leukemia factor-like yields the protein MKMARNGLVDVGGSVLAYSQPTELWTGPKDHSTNSHLTSNNQDVINLQYMDLEEFLLENVVPPNQHHSSPNTIEGKIFISESQNIITSDHGMTMTNSHASSMDSMNSKQYQVNLEHRLDFPPVCSSLTMPTTHDGGMIQSSQSMNGSATHLMHTSNHGDGLLMPASPDHHNHDMVASLRPLTRAISVSHASQSSDLTNTSPMRRYSGDAMVPTPAPSSPTNSLHGTPSPHSMGGISPVQSTSGDVQESGRPKRAVKRSRKESVPDENKDDKYWRRRAKNNEAAKRSRDLRREKESQIMQRVTYLERENQVLMNELKSVRMENEDMRKRLSQYEQL from the exons ATGAAGATGGCCAGAAACGGTTTGGTCGATGTTGGTGGAAGTGTCCTGGCTTATTCCCAACCCACAGAGCTCTGGACAG GTCCTAAAGATCATAGCACAAATAGCCATTTAACTTCAAACAACCAAGATGTCATTAACCTTCAGTACATGGATTTGGAAGAGTTCCTTCTGGAAAATGTGGTCCCTCCCAATCAGCATCATTCCAGTCCAAACACCATCGAAGGAAAAA TCTTCATTAGCGAGTCACAAAACATCATCACCAGTGATCATGGCATGACCATGACCAACAGTCACGCCTCCTCCATGGATTCCATGAACAGCAAACAGTACCAAGTCAACCTGGAGCATCGTCTGGACTTCCCTCCCGTGTGTTCCTCCCTCACCATGCCCACCACCCACGATGGAGGCATGATCCAATCCAGTCAATCCATGAACGGATCAGCCACTCACCTGATGCACACCTCCAACCATGGCGATGGTCTCCTCATGCCCGCCTCACCTGATCATCACAACCACGACATGGTTGCCTCCCTTCGCCCTCTCACTCGGGCCATCTCAGTGTCACACGCAT CCCAATCTTCAGACTTAACCAACACCTCTCCCATGCGGCGCTACTCTGGGGATGCCATGGTCCCCACTCCTGCCCCTTCATCGCCCACCAATTCCCTACATGGCACTCCCTCTCCTCATTCCATGGGCGGAATCTCACCAGTTCAATCTACCAGCGGGGACGTCCAAGAGTCCGGACGACCCAAAAGAGCCGTGAAGCGAAGCCGCAAGGAGTCCGTGCCCGATGAGAACAAGGACGACAAGTACTGGAGGCGAAGAGCCAAAAACAATGAGGCTGCCAAACGATCCCGCGACCTCAGGCGGGAAAAGGAATCCCAAATCATGCAGAGAGTCACTTACCTCGAAAGGGAGAACCAG GTGCTCATGAATGAGCTGAAATCTGTGAGGATGGAAAATGAAGATATGCGAAAACGCCTCTCTCAATACGAACAACTGTAA